In the Osmerus eperlanus chromosome 27, fOsmEpe2.1, whole genome shotgun sequence genome, one interval contains:
- the LOC134014087 gene encoding glycerophosphodiester phosphodiesterase domain-containing protein 5-like, whose product MASPTTLSKLKLGRLRVVRQKLLQRYEHQPLVSCLAGLYGCQWRRYQRTRVQPGDCCCSKLEGASLVLLVVTFSLTLVFLYFWSEAQNDYNDFDWFNFGNLGFWFPWSVVLLVIAAAFFTYVAVLLLLAVCLLAEGQKLYLHWGHKIGILVSLVFSIVSTAVLSDLWSKEWTTLLLSFQVTAPYLHVGGVLLMTLLSWPIALHFFRMNKKVERGLMVGVYVAVLGALYLVPLGVYSPCIKEEGRLGPAPALIGHRGAPMLAPENTLMSFEKALEAGGQGLETDVTISYDGVPFLMHDRTLRRTTNVQDVFPNRTDAAAAMFTWAELEVLNAGSWFLSRDPFGTARSLRAEDRAWAQNQSVCTLKAFLDLAARRNKLVIFDLYRPPRGHPHRDTWISRTLEVIQNQSSIRSSQVLWLPPDLRALVQEKDHDLQQTSGSLLPLEELQKNHIVKLNLHYSSMSTQLISENAAVNISTNLYVISQPWLYSLAWCAGAHSVTTNAPQLLRTLQSPLFLMTPDEYSLMWILTDLVSFLFIFLISIFHWWRERGLAFCSTSETTLDSGTYSKFPTELSDVWSISSVTILGDTRSPLVTAPNLATVSEH is encoded by the exons atggCCTCTCCTACAACGCTGTCTAAGCTGAAGCTGGGAAGGTTGCGAGTTGTGCGTCAGAAGTTGCTTCAGCGCTATGAGCACCAGCCCCTGGTGTCCTGCCTGGCTGGCCTGTATGGTTGCCAATGGAGACGCTACCAGAGGACCCGTGTCCAGCCGGGAGACTGCTGCTGCagcaag TTGGAGGGTGCCAGTTTAGTCCTCCTCGTGGTGACCTTTTCACTCACCCTGGTGTTTCTGTACTTCTGGAGCGAAGCACAGAATGACTACAATGATTTTGACTG gttTAACTTTGGGAACCTGGGCTTTTGGTTTCCCTGGTCTGTGGTGTTGCTGGTCATCGCTGCAGCCTTCTTCACCTATGTCGCCGTGCTGCTG CTGTTGGCGGTGTGTTTGCTGGCAGAGGGGCAGAAGCTCTACCTACACTGGGGACACAAG ATCGGTATCCTGGTATCTTTGGTCTTTTCTATCGTGTCGACAGCTGTCCTCTCAGACTTATGGAGCAAAGAGTGGACCACACTCCTCCTGTCTTTCCAG GTGACTGCGCCGTATTTGCATGTGGGCGGAGTCTTGCTGATGACACTCTTGTCCTGGCCAATAGCCTTGCATTTCTTCCGCATGAACAAGAAAG TGGAGCGGGGGCTCATGGTGGGGGTGTACGTGGCCGTGCTGGGGGCTCTGTACTTGGTGCCTCTGGGCGTGTACTCCCCCTGCATCAaggaggagggcaggctggGCCCAGCGCCAGCTCTCATCGGACACAGGGGGGCACCTATG CTTGCTCCAGAGAACACCCTCATGTCCTTTGAGAAGGCGCTGGAAGCCGGAGGACAGGGGCTGGAGACTGACGTCACTATCAG CTACGACGGCGTGCCGTTCCTGATGCACGACCGGACCCTGAGGAGGACCACCAACGTCCAGGACGTGTTTCCCAACAGGACGGACGCTGCGGCGGCCATGTTTACCTGGGCAGAACTGGAGGTGCTCAACGCGGGCTCCTGGTTCCTCTCG cgtGACCCGTTCGGCACAGCCAGGTCTCTGCGTGCTGAGGACCGGGCGTGGGCACAGAACCAGTCGGTCTGCACCCTCAAGGCCTTCCTGGACCTGGCTGCCCGGAGGAACAAGCTGGTGATCTTCGACCTGTACAGGCCGCCCAGGGGCCATCCGCACAGGGACACCTGGATCTCACGCACCCTGGAGGTCATCCAGAACCAGTCGTCCATCCGCTCCAGTCAG gtgttgtGGCTGCCTCCAGACCTGCGAGCCCTGGTCCAGGAGAAGGACCATGACCTCCAGCAGACCTCAGGCAGCCTGCTCCccctggaggagctgcagaagAACCACATCGTCAAGCTCAACCTTCACTACAGTTCCATGTCCACCCAGCTCATCag tgAGAATGCAGCGGTGAACATCAGCACCAACCTGTATGTGATCAGCCAGCCCTGGCTCTACTCCCTGGCCTGGTGTGCCGGCGCTCACTCCGTCACCACTAACGCCCCCCAGCTGCTCCGCACGCTGCAGAGCCCCCTCTTCCTCATG ACTCCTGATGAGTACAGTTTAATGTGGATCCTCACAGATCTGgtctccttcctcttcatcttcctcatcTCCATCTTCCACTG GTGGAGAGAGCGGGGCCTGGCGTTCTGCTCCACCAGCGAGACGACACTGGACAGCGGCACCTACAGCAAGTTTCCAACAG AACTGAGTGATGTCTGGTCCATCTCCAGCGTCACCATCCTTGGAGACACTCGCAGCCCCTTGGTCACCGccccaaacctggcaaccgtGTCTGAACACTGA